A region of the Actinomycetota bacterium genome:
TGGTGGTCCAAATGAGCACAAATTTGGACTTTTTATGACGACCTAATGGAGCAAAATCGCCCTTGATGGGAAACTTCACATAAATCGATGGAGATTTTTCCTCCGCATACTCGATCTCAGCCTCAGCTAGAGCGGTTTCACACCTATAACACCAATAAATGGGCTTCTTTCCCTTATAAATCAAACCTCGACCATAAAGCCTCCCAAATATCTCGATGTTGGTGGCTTCGTAGCTATAATCCAAGGTGAGGTAGGGATTTTTAAAGTCTCCACGCACTCCAAGACGTTTGAATTGTTCTCGCTGCCGGTTGACGTATTTTAAAGCATAGTTTTTACATCGCTCCCTCAACTGCATCCGGCTTATCTTGCTTCTCTCCACACCCAGTCTTTTCTCCACCTCGTGCTCGATGGGCTGCCCATGGCAATCCCAACCGGGCACGAAGGGGCAAAAGTATCCCCTCATGGACTTATATTTGACCACGATATCCTTGAGGACCTTGTTTAAAGTGTGTCCTAAATGGATATCCCCATTGGCGTAAGGTGGACCATCGTGCAGAATAAAGACGGGTCCATCCTTCGTTTGCTCCAAGATGAGTTTGTATATATCCACCCCTTCCCAAAACTTGAGTATCTCAGGCTCCCTCTGAGCCAGATTAGCCTTCATGGGAAATGCCGTCCTGGGAAGATTCAATGTTTCCTTGTAATCCACTTTTCCCGCACCTTTCATTTTTTGGTCTTTCACCTTCTCCGATGACACTTGTACTAATTCAATTGGTTAGCTCTGGAGCCAATATGGAAGACCCTCTCAGACGTCAAGGACGAGAGAGGGTCTTTACCTCGCGGTACCACCTTGCTTCCCCGATATTTTACACGGGACACTTAAGCTTGGCCACACCTGCCCGTCCGGCAGGCGGGCCTCTGGCTAGTAGCAATGCAACGGTTGCACCCGTCGGAGTCTACTCATCTCGTTCACAGTTCACAGAAAAGCTATGTAAAAGAAGGGTAAATAGTGAACAAATTTTCGGTCCGAAGCTCCGAGGTGATTTTCAATTAGCTTTCGATACCGAGCTTTCACCGTCCTCGGCTCGCTTTAAACTACCACTAATCTACTCGTCCTCTTCGCAGCCTTTAAACCATTATACTTCGATATTTTGGATTTTGATAAAAAGTAGCACAATGCCATTCCACTGTCAACCCAGGTAAACACTGAAACTTGCCTTATAGGTGTGCTACTCAACAGTAGTCAAACTTTCTTAAACCACTTTTAAATACTCTAATACGCCAAAAACATTCTTGGGAAGCTTTTTAAAGCATCTTTGTTCATGGTTTATCGTTGCACCATCTCATTCTAATTCCCTCTTCTTGAGTCCAAGTAAGACTGTCTTCGGAGAATTCCCTTTTCCTCCCCTAAAGCCACTTTTGGCGCCGGAACCAATAGAGCATTCCCAGCGCAATCAAAACCATAACCCCAAGCACAACAAAATAGCTATATCGCCACTCCAGCTCGGGCATGAACCGGAAATTCATTCCGTAGATTCCAACGATGAGAGTTAGGGGCATCATAATGGTTGCGATAATAGTCAGGGTTTTCATGATAACGTTCAGCCTATTAGAGATGGTTGAGAGATAAATCTCCATTGCGCCACTAATTATCTCGCGCAGGGTATCGATCAAATCGATAATTCTCACCAGGTGATCGTAGAGATCCTCGTAATAGGCTTCCACCGCCGGCTGTATAAAGGGAAGGTCGCGTCTGAGAATCGCGTTTACAATCTCTCGCTCTGGTGCACTGATTTTTCGAAGAGTGAGCATCTCTCGCTTGAGGGAAAAAAGCTTTCTCACCTGTGCCGGTGTCGGTTCACCAAACATCTCGTCCTCGAGAGCGTCGACCTCGTCGCTCAGCCTATCTATCAGAAGAAAATAGTTATCAACTGTA
Encoded here:
- the corA gene encoding magnesium/cobalt transporter CorA; translated protein: MKRLLVYEPKIGLLKSPPIDKIPSYLKEDKVFWLDIIDPEEEDYNFLTEVLKVHPLAIDEIEGDYSLPKIINFPDSSFILWCSIDGEKRGELSRLYLVFSTNYLVSVHRGYVKVLDQVFSVCSRDATLFQQGTGMIVYTILDTTVDNYFLLIDRLSDEVDALEDEMFGEPTPAQVRKLFSLKREMLTLRKISAPEREIVNAILRRDLPFIQPAVEAYYEDLYDHLVRIIDLIDTLREIISGAMEIYLSTISNRLNVIMKTLTIIATIMMPLTLIVGIYGMNFRFMPELEWRYSYFVVLGVMVLIALGMLYWFRRQKWL
- a CDS encoding class I tRNA ligase family protein, giving the protein MDYKETLNLPRTAFPMKANLAQREPEILKFWEGVDIYKLILEQTKDGPVFILHDGPPYANGDIHLGHTLNKVLKDIVVKYKSMRGYFCPFVPGWDCHGQPIEHEVEKRLGVERSKISRMQLRERCKNYALKYVNRQREQFKRLGVRGDFKNPYLTLDYSYEATNIEIFGRLYGRGLIYKGKKPIYWCYRCETALAEAEIEYAEEKSPSIYVKFPIKGDFAPLGRHKKSKFVLIWTT